The Solibacillus sp. FSL W7-1436 genome window below encodes:
- the rpsR gene encoding 30S ribosomal protein S18 translates to MMAPRRGGRKRRKVCYFTSNNITHIDYKDVDLLKKFISERGKILPRRVTGTSAKYQRKLTNAIKVSRIMALLPFVAEEK, encoded by the coding sequence ATAATGGCACCACGTCGCGGAGGCCGCAAACGCCGTAAAGTTTGCTACTTCACTTCAAATAACATTACGCACATCGACTACAAAGATGTAGATCTTTTAAAGAAATTCATCTCTGAGCGCGGTAAAATTTTACCACGTCGCGTAACTGGTACTTCTGCTAAATACCAACGTAAACTTACAAACGCAATCAAAGTTTCACGTATTATGGCATTATTACCATTCGTAGCTGAAGAAAAATAA
- the ssb gene encoding single-stranded DNA-binding protein, which yields MINRVVLVGRLTKDPELRYTPSGVPMARFTIAVNRTFSSQSGEREADFIGCIAWRKQAENLANFMRKGSLIGVEGRIQTGSFEGQDGKRVYTTDVVADSVQFLEPRGGANASQGAPSQQYSGGQNYGGQPSYNQPNQQFGGAQSQDSYGSYQQPAQNQQNYTRVDEDPFANSKGPIEVSEDDLPF from the coding sequence ATGATTAACCGTGTCGTATTAGTCGGAAGGCTTACAAAGGATCCAGAGCTTCGTTACACACCGAGTGGAGTTCCAATGGCACGTTTTACGATTGCCGTAAACCGTACATTTTCGAGCCAGTCGGGTGAACGCGAAGCAGATTTCATAGGCTGTATCGCCTGGAGAAAACAAGCTGAAAACTTGGCAAACTTCATGAGAAAAGGAAGTTTGATTGGTGTAGAGGGTCGTATTCAAACAGGTAGCTTTGAAGGACAAGATGGAAAGCGTGTGTATACTACAGATGTCGTTGCTGATTCAGTGCAGTTCCTAGAACCACGTGGAGGAGCTAATGCATCACAAGGTGCACCAAGCCAACAATATAGCGGTGGGCAAAATTATGGTGGTCAGCCATCTTATAATCAGCCTAACCAACAATTTGGGGGCGCGCAATCACAGGATTCTTACGGTTCTTATCAACAGCCAGCCCAAAATCAGCAAAATTATACACGTGTAGATGAAGATCCATTTGCTAACAGCAAAGGACCGATTGAAGTTTCGGAAGACGATTTACCGTTCTAA
- the rpsF gene encoding 30S ribosomal protein S6 encodes MRKYELMYIIRPNIEEEAKKALVERFQEILTSNGAEITEAKDWGKRRLAYEINDFREGFYQIVKVNAGTEAINEYTRLANISEDIIRHIAVREEEK; translated from the coding sequence ATGAGAAAGTACGAATTAATGTACATCATCCGCCCAAACATTGAAGAAGAAGCGAAGAAAGCTTTAGTAGAGCGTTTCCAAGAAATCTTAACTTCAAATGGTGCAGAGATCACAGAAGCAAAAGATTGGGGTAAGCGTCGTTTAGCTTACGAAATCAATGACTTCCGCGAAGGTTTCTACCAAATCGTGAAAGTTAACGCTGGTACTGAAGCTATCAACGAGTATACTCGTCTAGCTAACATCAGCGAAGACATCATCCGTCACATCGCAGTACGCGAAGAAGAAAAATAA
- a CDS encoding DUF951 domain-containing protein, which produces MEAKQYALNDVVEMKKQHPCGTNEWKVIRLGADIRIKCEGCGHSVMIPRREFDKKMKKILRQAEEV; this is translated from the coding sequence ATGGAAGCAAAGCAGTACGCTCTAAATGACGTTGTGGAAATGAAAAAACAACATCCTTGTGGCACAAACGAATGGAAAGTAATTCGATTAGGTGCCGATATTCGCATAAAATGTGAGGGCTGCGGACATAGCGTTATGATTCCACGCCGCGAGTTTGATAAGAAAATGAAGAAAATTTTACGCCAGGCAGAAGAAGTCTAA
- the ychF gene encoding redox-regulated ATPase YchF, with protein sequence MALTAGIVGLPNVGKSTLFNAITKAGALAANYPFATIEPNVGSVTVPDERLDKLTELVVPKKTVPTTFEFTDIAGIVKGASTGEGLGNKFLAHIREVDAICQVVRCFEDENITHVSGTVNPIDDIEVINLELILADMESVDKRIARVAKMAKQKDKEAMVEEPILQKLKEVLEAEKPARAADLSDDEKKVIKGLHLLTIKPMLYVANVSEDEVADPSENKYVKMVQEYAAAEGAQVITVCAKIEEEISELEDDEKKEFLAELGIAESGLDQLIKASYSLLGLATYFTAGVQEVRAWTFRKGMKAPQCAGIIHTDFERGFIRAETVAFTDLVEYGSKPAAKEAGRVRAEGKEYVVQDGDVMEFLFNV encoded by the coding sequence ATGGCATTAACAGCTGGTATTGTTGGTTTACCTAACGTAGGGAAATCGACTTTATTCAACGCAATTACAAAAGCAGGCGCTCTTGCGGCTAACTATCCGTTCGCAACAATCGAACCGAACGTTGGCAGCGTAACTGTTCCGGATGAGCGTTTAGACAAATTAACAGAATTAGTAGTACCAAAGAAAACAGTTCCGACAACTTTTGAATTTACAGATATCGCTGGTATCGTAAAAGGTGCTTCTACTGGTGAAGGTTTAGGAAACAAATTCCTTGCCCATATTCGTGAAGTAGATGCAATTTGCCAAGTTGTTCGTTGTTTTGAAGATGAAAATATTACACATGTTTCGGGTACAGTTAACCCGATCGATGACATTGAAGTTATTAATTTAGAGTTAATTTTAGCGGATATGGAATCAGTGGATAAACGTATTGCACGTGTAGCAAAAATGGCAAAACAAAAAGATAAAGAAGCAATGGTGGAAGAGCCGATTCTTCAAAAACTTAAAGAAGTATTGGAAGCTGAAAAACCTGCTCGTGCGGCAGACCTTTCAGATGATGAGAAAAAAGTAATCAAAGGTTTACACCTATTAACGATTAAACCGATGCTTTATGTTGCGAACGTTTCTGAGGATGAGGTAGCGGATCCATCTGAAAACAAGTATGTAAAAATGGTACAAGAATACGCAGCAGCAGAGGGCGCACAAGTAATCACTGTTTGTGCGAAAATTGAAGAAGAAATCTCTGAGTTGGAAGACGATGAGAAAAAGGAATTTTTAGCTGAACTAGGAATTGCTGAATCAGGTTTAGACCAATTGATTAAGGCTTCATACAGCCTGTTAGGTTTAGCTACTTACTTTACAGCTGGTGTACAGGAAGTTCGTGCATGGACATTCCGTAAAGGTATGAAAGCACCACAATGTGCCGGTATTATTCATACTGATTTTGAACGCGGTTTTATCCGTGCTGAAACAGTAGCATTTACGGATTTAGTAGAGTACGGTTCAAAGCCGGCTGCAAAAGAAGCAGGTCGAGTGCGCGCTGAAGGTAAAGAATATGTAGTACAAGACGGCGACGTAATGGAATTCTTATTTAACGTATAA
- the rbsB gene encoding ribose ABC transporter substrate-binding protein RbsB — MKKHLILLMALLATVMLAACSVKPGFSLEPSFGTSAKSTESSNDTLTIGMSISTLNNPFFVTLSENAEAKAKELGVKTTIVDAQDNASKQASDIEDLIQQNVDLIIINPVDSVAVATAVESANALNIPVITVDRSSEGGEVVSHIASDNVAGGKLAGDYITELVGEGAKVVELEGVAGSSAARDRGQGFNEAVTGILDVVAKQTANFNRSEGLTVMENILQSNPDITAVFAHNDEMALGAQEAISASGKKIVVVGFDATDDAVAAVKAGSLAATVAQKPDEIGKIAMETAIAYLNGEMVEEVIPVNLELITK; from the coding sequence GTGAAAAAACATTTAATATTATTAATGGCACTTTTGGCCACGGTGATGCTTGCGGCTTGTTCGGTAAAACCAGGCTTCTCTTTGGAACCTTCTTTCGGAACATCGGCTAAATCAACAGAAAGCAGTAATGATACATTAACAATCGGTATGTCAATTTCAACTTTAAACAATCCTTTCTTCGTAACGCTAAGTGAAAATGCAGAAGCGAAGGCGAAAGAGCTCGGTGTGAAAACAACGATTGTTGATGCGCAGGATAACGCATCCAAGCAAGCTTCCGATATTGAAGATTTAATCCAACAAAACGTTGATCTGATCATCATCAATCCGGTAGATTCAGTTGCTGTTGCAACGGCAGTTGAATCTGCGAATGCTTTAAATATTCCGGTCATCACGGTAGACCGTTCATCTGAAGGTGGCGAAGTTGTATCACATATCGCCTCTGATAACGTAGCTGGCGGAAAGCTGGCTGGAGATTATATTACAGAGCTGGTTGGTGAAGGTGCCAAAGTTGTTGAATTGGAAGGTGTCGCAGGGTCGTCTGCTGCGCGTGATCGCGGACAAGGATTCAATGAGGCTGTCACAGGTATACTAGATGTCGTTGCCAAGCAAACAGCGAACTTTAACCGCTCTGAAGGCTTAACAGTAATGGAGAATATCCTGCAGTCCAACCCGGATATTACAGCCGTATTTGCACATAATGACGAAATGGCATTAGGTGCACAAGAAGCAATTTCGGCTTCAGGTAAGAAGATTGTAGTAGTCGGCTTTGATGCGACTGACGATGCGGTAGCTGCTGTAAAAGCAGGAAGTTTAGCCGCAACGGTTGCACAAAAACCTGATGAAATCGGAAAAATTGCAATGGAAACAGCGATTGCTTATTTAAACGGTGAAATGGTTGAAGAAGTAATTCCGGTCAATCTTGAACTAATTACAAAATAA